A genomic segment from Spinacia oleracea cultivar Varoflay chromosome 3, BTI_SOV_V1, whole genome shotgun sequence encodes:
- the LOC110783162 gene encoding RNA-binding protein 1 isoform X2: protein MSDQYWRYNDSRQPPAVSSLPVKRPRSEYDDPSGRDLASYYSREDDRVTQRAVRDTESINESYDRYLRNGQIYPGADSGRLPASGISSHADPRMGNDPRMGNDPRMGNDPRMGNDPRMSGDPRMVSDPRMSSDPRMASIGIMDPGMSVKGRGSNLGSGRSEVPLPPDASSTLYVEGLPANCTRREVAHIFRPFVGYKEVRLVTKEARHSGGDPIVLCFVDFLSPAHAATALDALQGGQ from the exons ATGTCAGATCAATACTGGAGGTACAACGACTCACGGCAACCCCCCGCCGTTTCCTCACTCCCCGTTAAACGCCCTCGCTCCGAATATG ATGATCCATCTGGACGGGATCTGGCTAGTTATTATTCTCGGGAGGATGACAGGGTAACTCAGCGTGCAGTTAGAGATACCGAGTCCATAAATGAATCTTATGATCGATATCTACGTAATGGG CAAATTTATCCTGGGGCAGACTCAGGCAGATTACCTGCTTCTGGAATATCTAGTCATGCTGACCCTCGCATGGGAAATGATCCCCGAATGGGAAATGATCCCCGAATGGGAAATGATCCTCGAATGGGAAATGATCCGCGCATGTCTGGTGACCCGCGTATGGTAAGCGATCCACGAATGAGTAGTGACCCTCGAATGGCAAGTATTGGAATTATGGACCCTGGAATGTCAGTAAAGGGGCGGGGATCCAACCTTGGATCCGGAAGGTCTGAGGTTCCCCTTCCACCTGATGCTAGCAGTACTCTGTATGTGGAGGGCTTGCCTGCAAACTGTACGCGTAGGGAGGTGGCCC ACATTTTCCGCCCCTTTGTGGGCTACAAGGAAGTCAGGCTTGTGACCAAGGAAGCAAGACAT TCTGGGGGAGATCCAATTGTGCTGTGCTTTGTTGATTTTTTGAGTCCTGCACATGCTGCAACAGCGTTGGATGCCTTACAAG GTGGTCAATAG
- the LOC110783162 gene encoding nuclear speckle RNA-binding protein A isoform X1: MSDQYWRYNDSRQPPAVSSLPVKRPRSEYDDPSGRDLASYYSREDDRVTQRAVRDTESINESYDRYLRNGQIYPGADSGRLPASGISSHADPRMGNDPRMGNDPRMGNDPRMGNDPRMSGDPRMVSDPRMSSDPRMASIGIMDPGMSVKGRGSNLGSGRSEVPLPPDASSTLYVEGLPANCTRREVAHIFRPFVGYKEVRLVTKEARHSGGDPIVLCFVDFLSPAHAATALDALQGYKFDESDRDTAILRLQFARYPGARSGGGHRGKR, translated from the exons ATGTCAGATCAATACTGGAGGTACAACGACTCACGGCAACCCCCCGCCGTTTCCTCACTCCCCGTTAAACGCCCTCGCTCCGAATATG ATGATCCATCTGGACGGGATCTGGCTAGTTATTATTCTCGGGAGGATGACAGGGTAACTCAGCGTGCAGTTAGAGATACCGAGTCCATAAATGAATCTTATGATCGATATCTACGTAATGGG CAAATTTATCCTGGGGCAGACTCAGGCAGATTACCTGCTTCTGGAATATCTAGTCATGCTGACCCTCGCATGGGAAATGATCCCCGAATGGGAAATGATCCCCGAATGGGAAATGATCCTCGAATGGGAAATGATCCGCGCATGTCTGGTGACCCGCGTATGGTAAGCGATCCACGAATGAGTAGTGACCCTCGAATGGCAAGTATTGGAATTATGGACCCTGGAATGTCAGTAAAGGGGCGGGGATCCAACCTTGGATCCGGAAGGTCTGAGGTTCCCCTTCCACCTGATGCTAGCAGTACTCTGTATGTGGAGGGCTTGCCTGCAAACTGTACGCGTAGGGAGGTGGCCC ACATTTTCCGCCCCTTTGTGGGCTACAAGGAAGTCAGGCTTGTGACCAAGGAAGCAAGACAT TCTGGGGGAGATCCAATTGTGCTGTGCTTTGTTGATTTTTTGAGTCCTGCACATGCTGCAACAGCGTTGGATGCCTTACAAG GTTATAAGTTCGATGAGAGTGACCGTGACACTGCGATTTTAAGGCTGCAATTTGCTCGTTATCCTGGTGCAAGGTCCGGCGGTGGCCACCGTGGAAAACGTTGA